The genomic stretch GCCCCGATACCCGCTTCGTCTGGATCATGGGCGCCGACAATCTCAGCCAGTTCGACCGTTGGGAGCGCTGGCAGGATATCGCCGCGCTGCTGCCGATCGCCGTCTACGCCCGCCCCGGCTCGACCTTTCGCGCAACAGTAAGCAAGGCGGCCATTGCGCTGAAGAAGCACCGCCTGCCCGAGGAGGCCGCCGAGGCGCTGGCGGGCAGCGAGCCACCCGCCTGGGTGTATCTGCACGGCATCACCTCGCCGCAGTCTTCGAGCGCCATCCGGGCCCGCCGCAAAGCTTCGGCAGAATGATTGGCGACCCCCGCCTTGCAGAACGCCAGACGAAGCGTCATATTGAGGGAGTAGTGGTTATTTCGCCACTCAGGATGGGACAGGATTGATAGCTACGCTTTCGCTAGCCTTTCGACCCAACAACCAAGGACAGCTGAAACACGCATGAACCGTGCTCGTGTAGCATGGGCTGAGGCCATTTGATGGCATCGCCCCGGAAAAAGACCGAAACCGCCCCGGTTGCAGAAGCGCCGGAACCCCACATGATCGATCTGGTGCTGCAGAGCCTTGACGATGCCAAGGCTGAACAGACCGTTGCCATCGACATCACCGGCAAGTCGTCGCTCACCGACCATATGGTGGTGACCTCCGGCCGGTCGAACCGTCACGTCAGCGCCGTCGCCGACCAACTGGTGAAATCGCTGCGCGAGCATGGCTTCGGCAAGCCGCGGATCGAAGGACTGCCGCACGCCGATTGGGTGCTGGTCGATGCCGGTGACGTCATCGTTCACATCTTCCGGCCCGAAGTGCGCGAGTTCTACAACATCGAAAAGATGTGGGCGGCCGATTTCGCTGCCGACGGCCGCTAGCCTTGTTGTGTCGCGTGATCGAACCGGAAAAGTCTGCAACTTTTCCTGATCACGCTTAGGCGGCACGTTCGCCTTGCGCATCGCCATCGCTGCCATCGGCCGGATGAAGCAGGGTCCCGAGCGTGAGCTGGTGGCGCGCTATCTCGATCGCGCCAAGGCGGCGGGCAAGCCGCTGGCGCTGACGGGCTTCGATGTGCTCGAATTTGCCGAGTCTCGTGCCGCCACTACCGAAACGCGCAAGGCCGACGAAGCGAGTACGCTTCGCTCTGCCCTCCCCGAAGGCATCCGCATCGCGCTCGACGAGCACGGCAAGACCATGCCGTCCGCCCAGTTCGCCACCCAGCTCGCCCGCTGGCGCGACGACGGCCGCCCGGCGATCAGTTTCATCATCGGCGGCGCCGACGGGCTCGACCCGAGTTTCGTGCGCGAGGCCGATCTGACCCTCAGCTTTTCTCCGCTCACCTGGCCGCACCAGCTGGTCCGCATCATGCTGGCCGAGCAGCTCTATCGGGCCACGACGATCCTTTCGGGGCATCCTTATCATCGGGAGTAAAGGGGGCTGCTTCGCGATTGCTGCTCCACCCCACCCAGCTCCACTAGGCCGCCGAGGCGGCCAGCTTCGCTACCCTCCCCATCAAGGGGAAGGAGACGCAAGAACCGAGGGCCTGCAGTCGGATCTCCCTCCCCCTTGTGGTGAGGGATCAAGGGTGGGGGTAGCCCCAGGCACCACACCCGCGTTATCCGCCATCCAAAAGACAAACCCCCGGACTATCGGGCTGTGCGCTATGGTCGCGAGATCATGATTCGGGTGAACCGGGAAGTTTGATGCCGGCAACGGGCTGGTCGAGACGTGCAATCGCGGCGGGCGCCACCCTGGCGCTGGCGCTTGCCACCGCCGCGCTGGCGCAGCAGGCAACGCCGGAGACGCCGGCGGATGCGGCGCCCAGCGCCGCCCCCTCCGACATCACCCCTGCAATCCCGGCACCCGCAACCGCACCGGGAGCGACCCCCGCCGCAACCGATCTCGACCTCCGCCCGGCCGTCGATGCAACGGCGCCGACCACGCCGGCCGCTGTCTCGCCGGCCGATCCCGAGATGGCGGCGCAGCAGAAGGCGCTCGATGAGATCGAGGCCTCGATCACCGTATCCAAGGAGCGCTCCGACGCGCTCAAGAAAGAGATCGCCGACATGCAGGGCGATCGCACCAAGCAGAATGCGGCGCTCATCGCCGCCGCCGAGCGGGTGAAGCGCGCCGAAACCGAAATCGCCGCTCTCGAGGACAAGCTGGGCGAACTGATCGTCGAGGAACTGGAAGTGCGCGGCCGGCTCGATGGCGCGGACGAGAACATTTCCAACGTTCTCGCGGCGCTGGAGCGCATTTCCCGCAACCCGCCGCCGGCACTGATCGTCAACCCGTCCGACGCACTCGGCTCGGCCCGCTCCGCCATCCTGCTCTCGGC from Devosia sp. A16 encodes the following:
- the rsfS gene encoding ribosome silencing factor, which produces MASPRKKTETAPVAEAPEPHMIDLVLQSLDDAKAEQTVAIDITGKSSLTDHMVVTSGRSNRHVSAVADQLVKSLREHGFGKPRIEGLPHADWVLVDAGDVIVHIFRPEVREFYNIEKMWAADFAADGR
- the rlmH gene encoding 23S rRNA (pseudouridine(1915)-N(3))-methyltransferase RlmH, yielding MRIAIAAIGRMKQGPERELVARYLDRAKAAGKPLALTGFDVLEFAESRAATTETRKADEASTLRSALPEGIRIALDEHGKTMPSAQFATQLARWRDDGRPAISFIIGGADGLDPSFVREADLTLSFSPLTWPHQLVRIMLAEQLYRATTILSGHPYHRE